A single region of the Kryptolebias marmoratus isolate JLee-2015 linkage group LG10, ASM164957v2, whole genome shotgun sequence genome encodes:
- the kiaa0586 gene encoding protein TALPID3 isoform X1: protein MLYNPDRSPDRSPDLSSCSSDTGKVLIRSTRVLVPDRGDESQPVQITVRRLLDTPHLHRTEQNLTRHVGAGPKPGDSDPDQGAASSRSDQELLTSCFTTGQRGAVLEALRQRCHSAPRRREVSVQLLEPRMPQNPLTGQGPDSVAAVLTEPDRSSGHLGDTSNMAAVAAATAVAAPLIKAQSDIEARMSQLAEGVQRLLHTNREPEGRSLSQQTLQQLETLQRQQLQLQSQLLESAIRIVTGHASRTSDPRTAENTWSSSGDAAVTMETRSAHLTPQLTRDPRCLQDVLLTEGTPLRSLANQSQEAVRRANEMLREMKSLKAEIKMLLTQPEDSGYFPGPAPEPLQSHQNQVNQPSSDRNQNHQHHPQRDDHLQFQPSQSQHPESHQNQSQHKPSHQNQSNHPESQQNQSKHPESHQNQSKHPESQQNQSKHLDSHQNTLQHKQSHHIRSQPLQSLQNRYHLLESHQNQLQHAQSHLNQAEDQNLQSNQTASNQQNIFPASHIPFHEIPSPEHQSHQVQSGLVQRRPVHLSMLEEAGQVLRQARRRKKVLEDNLEALLKAKNGEILHCQLEALAANRDLDEEVRIKKTVDSWINTLTREIQARDPPSPPPHAAAPQVRPAGGGKPGSTLRPTGSKAAVRSRGQRAEHQAEAEPSRLTGKLTDSRQQQEDDRETYLTRLYGKLPHEGLRRTLKRSPYPRFSSPASPLSRKPRPRLVESIKGVTMKSCKTQTSLAPSLTRSHPSSHDPADSFPVAMAIPLGRPRMDSSRRERPQEVTSVLPVPFSQTVENMDEDAPEDQQQPEAEETPSNIVDILEADSQRDKEETVLPGAACQFVSDVLQQELSDVGEEAVVLDGGPSPAPVLYQGPVFPPGAVSSLSDHEPVPVLGGSQQQQVLENRLVEWVEQQLMSRMISQIYQPPLSDPAYNQHPDQSELEERSEASDIVEAAGGAGLQLFVDSNLSVDSELIRRLVNEVLTETVAQILGQRNASNAGLEPGLEAPEPGPGPNEEVLLQQNLVPVVLTPVPTPLPSVTQNSRESTPVTTPPPSEPSTSLSPQPPDPEPIRAPEPVTTPASTPEPQITEGTPPLAHQATPPLTWGDAELPLEEERPEEHLDPDKQQLIMSVAEEEPPVCSPLPPPPPKSDGPEPGPPSSSSEDLSSSSPSSSTVTAETEAALKHISEGELLISVSQLPPPTEDEAVCSFSSSLQELQEMDFDPPAYEEVRGRNLLLTLLTKMDQGVTYRGERRQPEGSWGREEEEVSVGEVREYEATGPVRRLSQAAAGQEEEEKQGGRMKMDVFLPPIRPQEQQEAEPPGAAAETDSSTSDVF from the exons ATGTTGTATAATCCGGATCGGAGTCCGGATCGGAGTCCGGATCTGTCGTCCTGCAGCTCGGACACCGGGAAGGTTTTAATCCGCTCTACTCGTGTTCTGGTTCCGGACCGCGGAGACGAGTCCCAGCCGGTCCAGATCACGGTCCGGAGGCTGCTGGACACTCCCCACCTTCATCGGACCGAGCAGAATCTCACGAGACACGTTGGAGCCGGACCGAAACCAGGCGACTCGGATCCGGATCAGGGAGCAGCGAGTTCTCGGTCCG atcaggagctgctgacgTCCTGCTTCACCACCGGACAGAGAGGAGCTGTCCTCGAAGCTCTGAGACAACG CTGTCACAGCGCCCCCCGCAGGAGGGAGGTCAGCGTACAGCTGCTGGAACCCAGGATGCCCCAGAACCCTCTGACGGGTCAGGGTCCAGACAGCGTGGCGGCGGTTCTGACTGAGCCGGATCGATCCTCCGGTCACCTGGGGGACACCAGCAACATGgcagctgtagcagctgctactGCTGTGGCTGCTCCTCTCATTAAG GCTCAATCAGACATCGAGGCGCGGATGTCTCAGCTGGCTGAGGGCGTTCAGAGGCTGCTGCACACCAACAG gGAGCCTGAGGGGCGGAGCCTGAGCCAGCAgacgctgcagcagctggagacgctgcagagacagcagctgcagctgcag AGCCAGCTGCTGGAGTCTGCCATCAGGATAGTGACAGGCCACGCCTCCAGGACATCAGACCCGAGAACTGCAG aGAACACCTGGAGCTCCTCTGGAGATGCtgctgttaccatggaaacacgCAGCGCCCACCTCACACCTCAGCTGACCAG GGACCCTCGGTGTCTCCAGGATGTCCTCCTGACAGAAGGGACTCCGCTGCGGTCTTTggccaatcagagccaggaggcGGTGAGGAGAGCCAATGAAATGCTGAGGGAGATGAAGAGTCTGAAGGCTGAGATAAAGATGCTGCTGACG CAGCCAGAAGACTCTGGATACTTCCCCGGGCCTGCACCAGAACCGCTCCAGTCCCATCAGAACCAGGTCAACCAGCCCAGTTCTgaccggaaccagaaccaccaACACCATCCCCAACGAGACGACCATCTCCAATTTCAACCCTCCCAGTCCCAACATCCAGAGTCCCACCAGAACCAGTCCCAACACAAACCGTCCCACCAGAACCAGTCCAACCACCCAGAGTCTCAACAGAACCAGTCCAAACATCCTGAGTCCCACCAGAATCAGTCCAAACATCCAGAGTCTCAACAGAACCAGTCCAAACACCTGGACTCTCACCAGAACACCctccaacacaaacagtccCACCATATAAGGTCCCAACCCTTACAGTCCCTCCAGAACAGGTATCACCTTCTGGAGTCCCACCAGAACCAGTTACAACACGCGCAGTCCCATCTGAACCAAGCTGAGGACCAGAACCTTCAGTCCAATCAAACAGCGTCTaatcagcaaaacatcttcCCGGCTTCTCACATCCCATTTCATGAAATTCCCTCTCCAGAACATCAGAGCCATCAGGTCCAGTCTGGACTGGTTCAGAGGAGACCTGTGCACCTGTCCATGCTGGAGGAGGCAGGTCAGGTTCTCCGTCAGGCTCGGAGACGGAAAAAGGTTCTGGAGGACAACCTGGAGGCCCTGCTCAAAGCCAAGAATGGGGAGATCCTGCACTGTCAGCTGGAAGCCCTGGCTGCTAACAG agaTCTGGATGAGGAGGTTCGGATCAAGAAGACCGTGGACTCCTGGATCAACACCTTAACCAGAGAAATCCAG GCTCGTGATCCTCCCAGTCCTCCTCCACATGCTGCAGCACCACAGGTGAGGCCTGCAGGTGGAGGGAAGCCAGGGAGCACGCTCAGAccaacaggaagtaaagctGCAGTGAGAAGCAGAGGGCAGAGAGCTGAACACCAAGCG gaggcagagcctTCAAGGCTCACAGGTAAACTGACAGACAGccggcagcagcaggaggacgaCAGAGAAACGTACCTGACTCGTCTGTACGGTAAACTCCCACATGAAGGTCTGAGACGAACCTTAAAGAGGAGTCCATACCCTCGCTTCAGCTCTCCTGCCTCACCGCTCAGCAGGAAGCCCCGCCCCCGGCTGGTGGAGAGCATCAaag GTGTGACCATGAAGTCCTGTAAGACTCAGACCAGTTTGGCTCCGTCCCTCACCAGGTCACACCCATCCTCACATGACCCTGCAGACAGCTTCCCTGTTGCCATGGCAATCCCACTGG GTCGTCCCAGAATGGACTCCTCCAGGCGTGAGCGTCCACAGGAAGTGACATCGGTACTTCCTGTTCCGTTCTCACAGACTGTGGAGAACATGGACGAGGACGCACCTGAGGACCAG CAGCAGCCTGAAGCAGAAGAAACTCCATCAAACATTGTGGACATCCTGGAGGCAGACTCccagagagacaaagaggagactgTCCTCCCTGGAGCTGCCTGTCAGTTTGTCTCTGATGTCCTCCAG CAGGAGCTCAGTGATGTTGGGGAGGAAGCTGTGGTGCTGGATGGAGGTCCGTCTCCGGCTCCGGTTCTGTACCAAGGTCCAGTCTTCCCTCCAGGAGCCGTCTCCTCCCTCAGTGACCACGAGCCAGTTCCGGTTCTGGGcggcagccagcagcagcaggttctggAGAACCGTCTGGTGGAATG GGTGGAACAGCAGCTCATGTCCAGGATGATCTCTCAGATCTACCAGCCTCCTCTGTCTGACCCCGCCTACAATCAGCACCCCGACCAATCAGAGCTTGAGGAGCGGAGCGAAGCCTCAGACATTG TGGAGGCAGCAGGAGGTGCAGGACTGCAGCTCTTTGTGGACTCCAACCTTTCTGTGGATTCGGAGCTCATCAGGCGTCTGGTTAACGAGGTTCTGACTGAGACCGTGGCCCAGATTCTGGGTCAGAGGAATGCTTCGAATGCTGGGTTAGAACCGGGACTGGAGgcaccagaaccaggacctggaccTAATGAGGAGGTACTGctccagcagaacctggttccagtgGTCCTCACACCAGTACCAACACCACTGCCCAGTGTGACCCAGAACAGCAGGGAGTCCACACCAGTAACCACTCCACCTCCGTCAGAACCATCCACCTCTCTGAGCCCGCAGCCGCCGGATcctgagccaatcagagctcCAG AGCCGGTAACTACACCAGCCTCCACCCCAGAGCCCCAAATCACAGAGGGAACCCCGCCCCTTGCTCATCAGGCCACGCCCCCTCTCACTTGGGGAGATGCTGAGCTTCccctggaggaggagagaccCGAGGAACATCTGGATccagacaaacagcagct GATCATGTCAGTCGCAGAGGAGGAGCCTCCTGTCTGCTCCCCGCTGCCTCCTCCACCGCCAAAGTCTGATGGACCTGAACCCGGACCCCCGTCCAGCTCCTCAGAGGACCTGAGCTCCAGCAGCCCCAGCAGCTCCACGGTGACGGCAGAGACTGAAGCAGCTCTGAAGCACATCTCAGAGGGAGAACTGCTGATCAGTGTGAGCCAGCTGCCTCCTCCCACAG AGGACGAGGCCGTCTGCAGCTTCTCCAGCtctctgcaggagctgcaggaaatg GACTTTGACCCCCCTGCCTAtgaggaggtcagaggtcgtAACCTCCTGCTGACCCTGCTGACGAAGATGGATCAGGGAGTCACTTACAGAGGAGAGAGGCGGCAGCCTGAG GGCTCctgggggagggaggaggaggaggtgagcgTCGGGGAGGTCAGAGAATACGAAGCCACAGGCCCGGTCCGACGGCTCAGTCAGGCTGCAG caggacaggaggaagaggagaagcaggGAGGAAGGATGAAGATGGATGTTTTTCTGCCCCCCATCAGACCccaggagcagcaggaagcagagcCCCCCGGtgctgcagcagagacagactCCTCCACCAGCGATGTCTTCTGA
- the kiaa0586 gene encoding protein TALPID3 isoform X2, producing MLYNPDRSPDRSPDLSSCSSDTGKVLIRSTRVLVPDRGDESQPVQITVRRLLDTPHLHRTEQNLTRHVGAGPKPGDSDPDQGAASSRSDQELLTSCFTTGQRGAVLEALRQRCHSAPRRREVSVQLLEPRMPQNPLTGQGPDSVAAVLTEPDRSSGHLGDTSNMAAVAAATAVAAPLIKAQSDIEARMSQLAEGVQRLLHTNREPEGRSLSQQTLQQLETLQRQQLQLQSQLLESAIRIVTGHASRTSDPRTAENTWSSSGDAAVTMETRSAHLTPQLTRDPRCLQDVLLTEGTPLRSLANQSQEAVRRANEMLREMKSLKAEIKMLLTQPEDSGYFPGPAPEPLQSHQNQVNQPSSDRNQNHQHHPQRDDHLQFQPSQSQHPESHQNQSQHKPSHQNQSNHPESQQNQSKHPESHQNQSKHPESQQNQSKHLDSHQNTLQHKQSHHIRSQPLQSLQNRYHLLESHQNQLQHAQSHLNQAEDQNLQSNQTASNQQNIFPASHIPFHEIPSPEHQSHQVQSGLVQRRPVHLSMLEEAGQVLRQARRRKKVLEDNLEALLKAKNGEILHCQLEALAANRDLDEEVRIKKTVDSWINTLTREIQARDPPSPPPHAAAPQVRPAGGGKPGSTLRPTGSKAAVRSRGQRAEHQAEAEPSRLTGKLTDSRQQQEDDRETYLTRLYGKLPHEGLRRTLKRSPYPRFSSPASPLSRKPRPRLVESIKGVTMKSCKTQTSLAPSLTRSHPSSHDPADSFPVAMAIPLGRPRMDSSRRERPQEVTSVLPVPFSQTVENMDEDAPEDQQQPEAEETPSNIVDILEADSQRDKEETVLPGAACQFVSDVLQELSDVGEEAVVLDGGPSPAPVLYQGPVFPPGAVSSLSDHEPVPVLGGSQQQQVLENRLVEWVEQQLMSRMISQIYQPPLSDPAYNQHPDQSELEERSEASDIVEAAGGAGLQLFVDSNLSVDSELIRRLVNEVLTETVAQILGQRNASNAGLEPGLEAPEPGPGPNEEVLLQQNLVPVVLTPVPTPLPSVTQNSRESTPVTTPPPSEPSTSLSPQPPDPEPIRAPEPVTTPASTPEPQITEGTPPLAHQATPPLTWGDAELPLEEERPEEHLDPDKQQLIMSVAEEEPPVCSPLPPPPPKSDGPEPGPPSSSSEDLSSSSPSSSTVTAETEAALKHISEGELLISVSQLPPPTEDEAVCSFSSSLQELQEMDFDPPAYEEVRGRNLLLTLLTKMDQGVTYRGERRQPEGSWGREEEEVSVGEVREYEATGPVRRLSQAAAGQEEEEKQGGRMKMDVFLPPIRPQEQQEAEPPGAAAETDSSTSDVF from the exons ATGTTGTATAATCCGGATCGGAGTCCGGATCGGAGTCCGGATCTGTCGTCCTGCAGCTCGGACACCGGGAAGGTTTTAATCCGCTCTACTCGTGTTCTGGTTCCGGACCGCGGAGACGAGTCCCAGCCGGTCCAGATCACGGTCCGGAGGCTGCTGGACACTCCCCACCTTCATCGGACCGAGCAGAATCTCACGAGACACGTTGGAGCCGGACCGAAACCAGGCGACTCGGATCCGGATCAGGGAGCAGCGAGTTCTCGGTCCG atcaggagctgctgacgTCCTGCTTCACCACCGGACAGAGAGGAGCTGTCCTCGAAGCTCTGAGACAACG CTGTCACAGCGCCCCCCGCAGGAGGGAGGTCAGCGTACAGCTGCTGGAACCCAGGATGCCCCAGAACCCTCTGACGGGTCAGGGTCCAGACAGCGTGGCGGCGGTTCTGACTGAGCCGGATCGATCCTCCGGTCACCTGGGGGACACCAGCAACATGgcagctgtagcagctgctactGCTGTGGCTGCTCCTCTCATTAAG GCTCAATCAGACATCGAGGCGCGGATGTCTCAGCTGGCTGAGGGCGTTCAGAGGCTGCTGCACACCAACAG gGAGCCTGAGGGGCGGAGCCTGAGCCAGCAgacgctgcagcagctggagacgctgcagagacagcagctgcagctgcag AGCCAGCTGCTGGAGTCTGCCATCAGGATAGTGACAGGCCACGCCTCCAGGACATCAGACCCGAGAACTGCAG aGAACACCTGGAGCTCCTCTGGAGATGCtgctgttaccatggaaacacgCAGCGCCCACCTCACACCTCAGCTGACCAG GGACCCTCGGTGTCTCCAGGATGTCCTCCTGACAGAAGGGACTCCGCTGCGGTCTTTggccaatcagagccaggaggcGGTGAGGAGAGCCAATGAAATGCTGAGGGAGATGAAGAGTCTGAAGGCTGAGATAAAGATGCTGCTGACG CAGCCAGAAGACTCTGGATACTTCCCCGGGCCTGCACCAGAACCGCTCCAGTCCCATCAGAACCAGGTCAACCAGCCCAGTTCTgaccggaaccagaaccaccaACACCATCCCCAACGAGACGACCATCTCCAATTTCAACCCTCCCAGTCCCAACATCCAGAGTCCCACCAGAACCAGTCCCAACACAAACCGTCCCACCAGAACCAGTCCAACCACCCAGAGTCTCAACAGAACCAGTCCAAACATCCTGAGTCCCACCAGAATCAGTCCAAACATCCAGAGTCTCAACAGAACCAGTCCAAACACCTGGACTCTCACCAGAACACCctccaacacaaacagtccCACCATATAAGGTCCCAACCCTTACAGTCCCTCCAGAACAGGTATCACCTTCTGGAGTCCCACCAGAACCAGTTACAACACGCGCAGTCCCATCTGAACCAAGCTGAGGACCAGAACCTTCAGTCCAATCAAACAGCGTCTaatcagcaaaacatcttcCCGGCTTCTCACATCCCATTTCATGAAATTCCCTCTCCAGAACATCAGAGCCATCAGGTCCAGTCTGGACTGGTTCAGAGGAGACCTGTGCACCTGTCCATGCTGGAGGAGGCAGGTCAGGTTCTCCGTCAGGCTCGGAGACGGAAAAAGGTTCTGGAGGACAACCTGGAGGCCCTGCTCAAAGCCAAGAATGGGGAGATCCTGCACTGTCAGCTGGAAGCCCTGGCTGCTAACAG agaTCTGGATGAGGAGGTTCGGATCAAGAAGACCGTGGACTCCTGGATCAACACCTTAACCAGAGAAATCCAG GCTCGTGATCCTCCCAGTCCTCCTCCACATGCTGCAGCACCACAGGTGAGGCCTGCAGGTGGAGGGAAGCCAGGGAGCACGCTCAGAccaacaggaagtaaagctGCAGTGAGAAGCAGAGGGCAGAGAGCTGAACACCAAGCG gaggcagagcctTCAAGGCTCACAGGTAAACTGACAGACAGccggcagcagcaggaggacgaCAGAGAAACGTACCTGACTCGTCTGTACGGTAAACTCCCACATGAAGGTCTGAGACGAACCTTAAAGAGGAGTCCATACCCTCGCTTCAGCTCTCCTGCCTCACCGCTCAGCAGGAAGCCCCGCCCCCGGCTGGTGGAGAGCATCAaag GTGTGACCATGAAGTCCTGTAAGACTCAGACCAGTTTGGCTCCGTCCCTCACCAGGTCACACCCATCCTCACATGACCCTGCAGACAGCTTCCCTGTTGCCATGGCAATCCCACTGG GTCGTCCCAGAATGGACTCCTCCAGGCGTGAGCGTCCACAGGAAGTGACATCGGTACTTCCTGTTCCGTTCTCACAGACTGTGGAGAACATGGACGAGGACGCACCTGAGGACCAG CAGCAGCCTGAAGCAGAAGAAACTCCATCAAACATTGTGGACATCCTGGAGGCAGACTCccagagagacaaagaggagactgTCCTCCCTGGAGCTGCCTGTCAGTTTGTCTCTGATGTCCTCCAG GAGCTCAGTGATGTTGGGGAGGAAGCTGTGGTGCTGGATGGAGGTCCGTCTCCGGCTCCGGTTCTGTACCAAGGTCCAGTCTTCCCTCCAGGAGCCGTCTCCTCCCTCAGTGACCACGAGCCAGTTCCGGTTCTGGGcggcagccagcagcagcaggttctggAGAACCGTCTGGTGGAATG GGTGGAACAGCAGCTCATGTCCAGGATGATCTCTCAGATCTACCAGCCTCCTCTGTCTGACCCCGCCTACAATCAGCACCCCGACCAATCAGAGCTTGAGGAGCGGAGCGAAGCCTCAGACATTG TGGAGGCAGCAGGAGGTGCAGGACTGCAGCTCTTTGTGGACTCCAACCTTTCTGTGGATTCGGAGCTCATCAGGCGTCTGGTTAACGAGGTTCTGACTGAGACCGTGGCCCAGATTCTGGGTCAGAGGAATGCTTCGAATGCTGGGTTAGAACCGGGACTGGAGgcaccagaaccaggacctggaccTAATGAGGAGGTACTGctccagcagaacctggttccagtgGTCCTCACACCAGTACCAACACCACTGCCCAGTGTGACCCAGAACAGCAGGGAGTCCACACCAGTAACCACTCCACCTCCGTCAGAACCATCCACCTCTCTGAGCCCGCAGCCGCCGGATcctgagccaatcagagctcCAG AGCCGGTAACTACACCAGCCTCCACCCCAGAGCCCCAAATCACAGAGGGAACCCCGCCCCTTGCTCATCAGGCCACGCCCCCTCTCACTTGGGGAGATGCTGAGCTTCccctggaggaggagagaccCGAGGAACATCTGGATccagacaaacagcagct GATCATGTCAGTCGCAGAGGAGGAGCCTCCTGTCTGCTCCCCGCTGCCTCCTCCACCGCCAAAGTCTGATGGACCTGAACCCGGACCCCCGTCCAGCTCCTCAGAGGACCTGAGCTCCAGCAGCCCCAGCAGCTCCACGGTGACGGCAGAGACTGAAGCAGCTCTGAAGCACATCTCAGAGGGAGAACTGCTGATCAGTGTGAGCCAGCTGCCTCCTCCCACAG AGGACGAGGCCGTCTGCAGCTTCTCCAGCtctctgcaggagctgcaggaaatg GACTTTGACCCCCCTGCCTAtgaggaggtcagaggtcgtAACCTCCTGCTGACCCTGCTGACGAAGATGGATCAGGGAGTCACTTACAGAGGAGAGAGGCGGCAGCCTGAG GGCTCctgggggagggaggaggaggaggtgagcgTCGGGGAGGTCAGAGAATACGAAGCCACAGGCCCGGTCCGACGGCTCAGTCAGGCTGCAG caggacaggaggaagaggagaagcaggGAGGAAGGATGAAGATGGATGTTTTTCTGCCCCCCATCAGACCccaggagcagcaggaagcagagcCCCCCGGtgctgcagcagagacagactCCTCCACCAGCGATGTCTTCTGA